The genomic DNA AAATAAAAAACATTTTGTAGAGTGGCGCATAGGCGAAGAAAGCGGACGCTTGTATTGTATTGACGAAAACAACGAATTCAACGAAACCGTCATAGAAGCGGTATCGTCCGCTATCCGAATAAATATTGAAACGGCTGGGAAAAAAGTCGCTTGGGGAACTGAAGCGGCGGAAAGAATCTTGGGAATAACCTTTCACGACGTTCGCAATACTTTCGGCTCTGTAACCGGAGTTATGCAATTGCTGAAAATGGATGAAAGCGAAAACGAAAGAGTTCAAAGCAGTTTGGACAGCATTAATGATATTTTGAATAACTTTGACGAGCCAAATAAAATAACAATGCTGATTTTGCGTAACGAGCCGATACCTTACAAAAGCGACATAGTAGATATATCGTCTATTTACAATACAATTCTAACCAAAAACAAGCGCGCTTATTCTTATTCTCAGATTGATTTGGAATTTCAAGTTGCGCCGAATATAAAAACGACCGGCGATGAGCCCAAAATAACGCAAATTCTTACGGAATTTCTTTTTAACGCGTCAAATTCCATAGAAAACTGCAAAGAGGGCGGAAAAATTACCGTAGACGTTTCGCTTGTTGACTCATTTTGTGTAATAAACGTAAAAGACACAGGATTGGGAATGGACTACGATTCACAAAGATATATAACAAATAAGTTTTTCACCAGGAAGTATAAAAGACCAGGTTTGGGAATTCCAAGAATCCGCAGATATGTGGAAGATTGGGGCGGATATTTAATATTTGAATCCGAACAGAAAAAAGGCACTTCCATTACCGCTAAATTTCCAATAGTTCTTTAAGGAGGAATGATGAAATTTGTATTATTGTATGAAGACAAAAAAAACCGAATTGCCGTAGAGAAGCAGTTCGTAAGCGCCGGTCATGAAGTTATCGTATGTGAAAGTTCCAACGATTTTTTCACAGCGATTGAAAAAGGCGGTTTCGACAGAATAATCGTTGACGTAAAATCATGGTTCAGAGGGCTTGCGGTTTATCGTTATTTTGGAATAGCGAAAAAAATAATAAATATCCCGATTCTGTTTATCAATTCACCTGAAGGTTTCACAATTCTTGACAACATTCGCCCCAAAAACCCTTTGGACTTATACGTTCTCAACGAAGAAGGTCGGGAAAATCTTGCGGCGCGAATCGCATAGATTTCAAAACCGTTTAAATAATTTCTGCAGAAAATAACACTAACTAACGGAAAAATGTTTTTTTACAACGGTGTAAAGATATTTTAATCTTATAAAAATATTATTTCTGGAGAAATTTTGAAAAATAATATTTCAATTATTATAATCGCTATAATTGTTCGGTCGATGATTTTCGCTGAAGAAATTTCGGTTAATTTTGTAGATTCTCTTATAAGAAATTACTCGGTCGATGAAATTATATATGGAAACTATGACGAAGCGGAAAAGAAAATCAGGTTAATCCAATATAACGACAGCGGTATGTTTTATTTGGCGCTGGGCGAAATAGAAATGCGCAAAGGTAACCGTGAAAAGGCTATTTTGAATTTTATCAATTCGGCGGAGAAATCCAAAAAAATCGCTCCGTTCGCCTTTCGAAGGATCGGCGACATGGAACTTGCCGAAGGACATTTATCATACGCTGTCAGCGCATATAGAATCGCCGCGCAAAAAACCGCTTACGAGCCGTATCGTTATTTTCTGTATTCCAAAGTCGATTCACTGCGCATAGCGTTTCCGGACAGTTTAGGAAGCGTCGTTTGGGCTATGATTTATCTAAACGGAATAGAACGGGCGGGTGGAGCCGTTGAAGAAAGTTCCATAATAAACATTGAAAATTCACTGATAGAGAAAAAATTAACATCGGATTTATATTACGAATTTCTTTCTTTTATGAAAGATAAAACTATAACAAGGCGGTTTTTTGAATTAATCAAAGACACTACCGTCGCCGATACCGCGTTTGACATCAAAACGGCATTTGAAATAGCGCAGGAACTGTCAAACATCGATTTACTTTCGGCGGCGAGCGACTGGTTATATTTTGCGATGAATAAAAAAGATTTTGACGAGGAAATCACAAAAAAACAATATTTAATGTTCAGAGCGCAATTAAATTACTCTATGAAAAATTGGAGCAACGTAATAAAATACGGAAAAGAATATATTGAAAAATTCGGCGACGATTCCGATTTAATCTACAAAATAGGTCGTTCATACAGACAAAACGGCGACATAAAAGAAGCGCACAAATATTACGAAAAACATACGAGGTTATATCCCAACAGCAAAACTTCGCACGATATTCTTTGGTATTTAGCCTGGGAAAAAGAAGAAAATAAGGACTTTAACGGGGCAAAAAATTTATTTGAAAAATTATCGAACCAAAAGCCTATAGGAACACACGGCGAAGAAGCCGGTTTACGAGTAGGACTTTTAGATTTTCGCCAAGGAAAATACGATTTAGCGTTGACGAGATTTGAGAAATTTCGCCAGAAATTCCCTAATTCCTCATACGTTGCAGGATCTTTTTACTGGTCGGCAAGAACTTTTTTAGCAAAAAAAGACACGCTTTCGGCAAAAAAATTTATAGATTCGATAAACGTAACTTTTCCACTCACGTACTACGATTTTCGTTCCCGTCAAATATTTGGAAACAATGAAATTTCGACAATCAGCGTAAGCGATTCTATTTGGTATTCACGAATAGACAATATTTCAAAAATCGAACCCCCCGACACTCTAGCCAAAAACGCCGTACTTATCGACAATTTAATGCTGGGAATATTTCTTGGCGGACTTGGACTTAAAGATGAGGCGGAATTGCTTTTTGAGCCGATAGAAAACCGTAACTTCAAAAATTATCCGATTATCGTATCGTTGGCGAAATTTTATGCAAAAATCGGAGCGATTCATCATTTCTATCGTTTGGGAAGGCGAATTTATTGGGCGTTGCCGTCTAAACAACGCGGTGAATTTTCTCCGGAATATATAAAACTTATTTATCCGAACGCTTATTCCAAAGAAATTAACGCAAGCGCAAAAAAGTACGACGTAGAGCCGGAACTTGTGTTAGCGGTTATGCGGCAAGAAAGCATGTTTTCTCCGCAAATAATGTCTCCTGTAGGAGCGACCGGATTAATGCAGATCATGCCATATACCGGAAAAGAAATCGCAGATTATTTGAAAGTCCCTTTTGACCCTCAATTATTACTCATCCCTGAATTAAACATTGATTTCGGCGCATATTATTTAAGCAAACTCCTTAAACAGACACAAGGCGATTATGTTCAAACTCTCGCCGGTTACAACGGCGGTCCGAATAACGTAAAAAAATGGGTAAAAAACAACGAGGATATTCTTAAAGACGAACCGTATTTTGTAGAATGTATAGGGTTTTCGCAAACACGCACCTATGTAAAAAGGTGCTTGGAAAATTACTGGGTATATAAAT from Chitinispirillales bacterium includes the following:
- a CDS encoding sensor histidine kinase, translated to MELNKEIIKLFNIAVKDEFTDLLSGISDFLGASTEKPCGVELAALWNMPCREPLYLNVKPNEKPISINFNPENKKHFVEWRIGEESGRLYCIDENNEFNETVIEAVSSAIRINIETAGKKVAWGTEAAERILGITFHDVRNTFGSVTGVMQLLKMDESENERVQSSLDSINDILNNFDEPNKITMLILRNEPIPYKSDIVDISSIYNTILTKNKRAYSYSQIDLEFQVAPNIKTTGDEPKITQILTEFLFNASNSIENCKEGGKITVDVSLVDSFCVINVKDTGLGMDYDSQRYITNKFFTRKYKRPGLGIPRIRRYVEDWGGYLIFESEQKKGTSITAKFPIVL
- a CDS encoding transglycosylase SLT domain-containing protein; the protein is MKNNISIIIIAIIVRSMIFAEEISVNFVDSLIRNYSVDEIIYGNYDEAEKKIRLIQYNDSGMFYLALGEIEMRKGNREKAILNFINSAEKSKKIAPFAFRRIGDMELAEGHLSYAVSAYRIAAQKTAYEPYRYFLYSKVDSLRIAFPDSLGSVVWAMIYLNGIERAGGAVEESSIINIENSLIEKKLTSDLYYEFLSFMKDKTITRRFFELIKDTTVADTAFDIKTAFEIAQELSNIDLLSAASDWLYFAMNKKDFDEEITKKQYLMFRAQLNYSMKNWSNVIKYGKEYIEKFGDDSDLIYKIGRSYRQNGDIKEAHKYYEKHTRLYPNSKTSHDILWYLAWEKEENKDFNGAKNLFEKLSNQKPIGTHGEEAGLRVGLLDFRQGKYDLALTRFEKFRQKFPNSSYVAGSFYWSARTFLAKKDTLSAKKFIDSINVTFPLTYYDFRSRQIFGNNEISTISVSDSIWYSRIDNISKIEPPDTLAKNAVLIDNLMLGIFLGGLGLKDEAELLFEPIENRNFKNYPIIVSLAKFYAKIGAIHHFYRLGRRIYWALPSKQRGEFSPEYIKLIYPNAYSKEINASAKKYDVEPELVLAVMRQESMFSPQIMSPVGATGLMQIMPYTGKEIADYLKVPFDPQLLLIPELNIDFGAYYLSKLLKQTQGDYVQTLAGYNGGPNNVKKWVKNNEDILKDEPYFVECIGFSQTRTYVKRCLENYWVYKLIHF